The following proteins are encoded in a genomic region of Corythoichthys intestinalis isolate RoL2023-P3 chromosome 5, ASM3026506v1, whole genome shotgun sequence:
- the LOC130916177 gene encoding zona pellucida sperm-binding protein 4-like isoform X2: MRHSPAMKPIGVLALSLLACVATAQIAKQWTQRPSTPVNTKHCEVAPHHKIRCGPATISISECEKIGCCFDGNVCYYGRHVTLQCTQDGQMIVVISREATIPRVDLESISFITNEPGCRPVDTTSAFAIYQFPVTACGTVVTEEPGLLIYENAMSAFYEVSVGSYGAITRDSRFELAVQCRYVGTSVLALIMEVDPIPEPPPVAAPGPLNVQLRLGNGKRMAKGQMDEEVVFNYFYVDSDYPVTKELREPVYVEVRILGRTDPNLVLNLRRCWATVARTGTTATGPPWCVWTILRACSTPAIIGVFSSRCSPLCPPYQLILAREELQSNRNSWQLLQCKRFLSTAKPQCVLLMRETTASLSASEGRGTSLASNKQTANQTALWSAVWKFDLLTPTNNVQSLTWDLQEIKVVGLHVYLQKNH; encoded by the exons ATGCGACACTCGCCGGCGATGAAGCCGATCGGTGTGTTAGCGCTGTCCCTGTTAGCCTGTGTGGCCACGGCTCAAATAGCCAAGCAGTGGACTCAGCGACCCTCCACGCCCGTCAACACCAAACATTGCGAGGTGGCGCCGCACCACAAAATTCGTTGCGGTCCCGCCACTATTTCGATATCAGAGTGTGAAAAAATCGGCTGCTGCTTTGATGGAAACGTGTGCTACTACGGCAGACACG TGACTCTCCAGTGTACCCAAGATGGCCAGATGATCGTGGTGATCAGCAGAGAAGCCACGATACCCCGCGTGGACTTGGAGTCCATTTCCTTCATCACCAACGAGCCTGGATGCCGCCCGGTGGACACCACCTCGGCTTTTGCCATCTACCAGTTCCCCGTCACGGCGTGCGGGACCGTCGTCACG GAGGAGCCTGGCCTTCTCATCTATGAAAACGCCATGTCCGCCTTCTATGAAGTTTCTGTTGGATCGTATGGAGCCATCACCAGGGACAGCAGATTTGA GTTGGCTGTCCAGTGCAGATACGTTGGCACTTCAGTTTTGGctctcatcatggaggtggacccGATTCCAGAACCCCCACCAGTAGCAGCTCCCGGTCCCTTGAATGTGCAACTCCGGCTAGGCAACGGCAAACGCATGGCTAAGGGTCAAATGGACG AGGAAGTGGTCTTCAACTACTTTTACGTGGATAGTGACTACCCGGTCACGAAGGAGCTCAGGGAGCCTGTGTACGTGGAGGTCAGGATACTTGGGAGGACTGATCCCAACCTGGTCTTGAATCTCAGGCGGTGTTGGGCCACGG TTGCCCGTACAGGGACGACCGCTACAGGACCACCCTGGTGCGTGTGGACGATTCTTCGGGCCTGCAGTACCCCAGCCATTATCGGCGTTTTTTCTTCAAGATGTTCACCTTTGTGTCCACCATACCAGCTGATCCTAGCAAGGGAGGAGCTGCAGAGCAACAGAAACAGCTGGCAGCTCCTACAATGCAAAAG ATTTTTATCCACTGCGAAACCACAGTGTGTACTCCTCATGCGGGAAACAACTGCGAGCCTCAGTGCTTCAGAGGGA AGAGGGACCTCGCTggcatcaaacaaacaaacggcCAACCAGACAGCACTTTGGTCAGCAGTTTGGAAATTCGATTTGTTGACCCCAACTAACAATGTGCAATCACTCACCTGGGATTTACAAGAAATAAAAGTAGTTGGATTACATGTGTATTTGCAAAAGAATCACTGA
- the LOC130916177 gene encoding zona pellucida sperm-binding protein 4-like isoform X3 yields MRHSPAMKPIGVLALSLLACVATAQIAKQWTQRPSTPVNTKHCEVAPHHKIRCGPATISISECEKIGCCFDGNVCYYGRHVTLQCTQDGQMIVVISREATIPRVDLESISFITNEPGCRPVDTTSAFAIYQFPVTACGTVVTEEPGLLIYENAMSAFYEVSVGSYGAITRDSRFELAVQCRYVGTSVLALIMEVDPIPEPPPVAAPGPLNVQLRLGNGKRMAKGQMDEEVVFNYFYVDSDYPVTKELREPVYVEVRILGRTDPNLVLNLRRCWATGESYPHSVPQWDLLVHGCPYRDDRYRTTLVRVDDSSGLQYPSHYRRFFFKMFTFVSTIPADPSKGGAAEQQKQLAAPTMQKIFIHCETTVCTPHAGNNCEPQCFRGKRDLAGIKQTNGQPDSTLVSSLEIRFVDPN; encoded by the exons ATGCGACACTCGCCGGCGATGAAGCCGATCGGTGTGTTAGCGCTGTCCCTGTTAGCCTGTGTGGCCACGGCTCAAATAGCCAAGCAGTGGACTCAGCGACCCTCCACGCCCGTCAACACCAAACATTGCGAGGTGGCGCCGCACCACAAAATTCGTTGCGGTCCCGCCACTATTTCGATATCAGAGTGTGAAAAAATCGGCTGCTGCTTTGATGGAAACGTGTGCTACTACGGCAGACACG TGACTCTCCAGTGTACCCAAGATGGCCAGATGATCGTGGTGATCAGCAGAGAAGCCACGATACCCCGCGTGGACTTGGAGTCCATTTCCTTCATCACCAACGAGCCTGGATGCCGCCCGGTGGACACCACCTCGGCTTTTGCCATCTACCAGTTCCCCGTCACGGCGTGCGGGACCGTCGTCACG GAGGAGCCTGGCCTTCTCATCTATGAAAACGCCATGTCCGCCTTCTATGAAGTTTCTGTTGGATCGTATGGAGCCATCACCAGGGACAGCAGATTTGA GTTGGCTGTCCAGTGCAGATACGTTGGCACTTCAGTTTTGGctctcatcatggaggtggacccGATTCCAGAACCCCCACCAGTAGCAGCTCCCGGTCCCTTGAATGTGCAACTCCGGCTAGGCAACGGCAAACGCATGGCTAAGGGTCAAATGGACG AGGAAGTGGTCTTCAACTACTTTTACGTGGATAGTGACTACCCGGTCACGAAGGAGCTCAGGGAGCCTGTGTACGTGGAGGTCAGGATACTTGGGAGGACTGATCCCAACCTGGTCTTGAATCTCAGGCGGTGTTGGGCCACGGGTGAGTCCTACCCCCACAGCGTGCCTCAGTGGGACTTGCTGGTTCATGG TTGCCCGTACAGGGACGACCGCTACAGGACCACCCTGGTGCGTGTGGACGATTCTTCGGGCCTGCAGTACCCCAGCCATTATCGGCGTTTTTTCTTCAAGATGTTCACCTTTGTGTCCACCATACCAGCTGATCCTAGCAAGGGAGGAGCTGCAGAGCAACAGAAACAGCTGGCAGCTCCTACAATGCAAAAG ATTTTTATCCACTGCGAAACCACAGTGTGTACTCCTCATGCGGGAAACAACTGCGAGCCTCAGTGCTTCAGAGGGA AGAGGGACCTCGCTggcatcaaacaaacaaacggcCAACCAGACAGCACTTTGGTCAGCAGTTTGGAAATTCGATTTGTTGACCCCAACTAA
- the LOC130916177 gene encoding zona pellucida sperm-binding protein 4-like isoform X1 gives MRHSPAMKPIGVLALSLLACVATAQIAKQWTQRPSTPVNTKHCEVAPHHKIRCGPATISISECEKIGCCFDGNVCYYGRHVTLQCTQDGQMIVVISREATIPRVDLESISFITNEPGCRPVDTTSAFAIYQFPVTACGTVVTEEPGLLIYENAMSAFYEVSVGSYGAITRDSRFELAVQCRYVGTSVLALIMEVDPIPEPPPVAAPGPLNVQLRLGNGKRMAKGQMDEEVVFNYFYVDSDYPVTKELREPVYVEVRILGRTDPNLVLNLRRCWATGESYPHSVPQWDLLVHGCPYRDDRYRTTLVRVDDSSGLQYPSHYRRFFFKMFTFVSTIPADPSKGGAAEQQKQLAAPTMQKIFIHCETTVCTPHAGNNCEPQCFRGSKYKSLYSIFKGVFLDLTSIFPLLYREGPRWHQTNKRPTRQHFGQQFGNSIC, from the exons ATGCGACACTCGCCGGCGATGAAGCCGATCGGTGTGTTAGCGCTGTCCCTGTTAGCCTGTGTGGCCACGGCTCAAATAGCCAAGCAGTGGACTCAGCGACCCTCCACGCCCGTCAACACCAAACATTGCGAGGTGGCGCCGCACCACAAAATTCGTTGCGGTCCCGCCACTATTTCGATATCAGAGTGTGAAAAAATCGGCTGCTGCTTTGATGGAAACGTGTGCTACTACGGCAGACACG TGACTCTCCAGTGTACCCAAGATGGCCAGATGATCGTGGTGATCAGCAGAGAAGCCACGATACCCCGCGTGGACTTGGAGTCCATTTCCTTCATCACCAACGAGCCTGGATGCCGCCCGGTGGACACCACCTCGGCTTTTGCCATCTACCAGTTCCCCGTCACGGCGTGCGGGACCGTCGTCACG GAGGAGCCTGGCCTTCTCATCTATGAAAACGCCATGTCCGCCTTCTATGAAGTTTCTGTTGGATCGTATGGAGCCATCACCAGGGACAGCAGATTTGA GTTGGCTGTCCAGTGCAGATACGTTGGCACTTCAGTTTTGGctctcatcatggaggtggacccGATTCCAGAACCCCCACCAGTAGCAGCTCCCGGTCCCTTGAATGTGCAACTCCGGCTAGGCAACGGCAAACGCATGGCTAAGGGTCAAATGGACG AGGAAGTGGTCTTCAACTACTTTTACGTGGATAGTGACTACCCGGTCACGAAGGAGCTCAGGGAGCCTGTGTACGTGGAGGTCAGGATACTTGGGAGGACTGATCCCAACCTGGTCTTGAATCTCAGGCGGTGTTGGGCCACGGGTGAGTCCTACCCCCACAGCGTGCCTCAGTGGGACTTGCTGGTTCATGG TTGCCCGTACAGGGACGACCGCTACAGGACCACCCTGGTGCGTGTGGACGATTCTTCGGGCCTGCAGTACCCCAGCCATTATCGGCGTTTTTTCTTCAAGATGTTCACCTTTGTGTCCACCATACCAGCTGATCCTAGCAAGGGAGGAGCTGCAGAGCAACAGAAACAGCTGGCAGCTCCTACAATGCAAAAG ATTTTTATCCACTGCGAAACCACAGTGTGTACTCCTCATGCGGGAAACAACTGCGAGCCTCAGTGCTTCAGAGGGAGTAAGTACAAATCATTATATTCTATTTTCAAAGGCGTATTCTTGGACCTGACATCCATTTTCCCCCTCCTGTACAGAGAGGGACCTCGCTggcatcaaacaaacaaacggcCAACCAGACAGCACTTTGGTCAGCAGTTTGGAAATTCGATTTGTTGA